CGCTGCCGTAAGCTCCCAAAATTGGGAACCCATACCCCATGGTCAAGTGCGGAATCCTTGGCGCTTGGCGGTAACGCAGGGGGGTATCACAGATAGCATGCCTAGAAGATAGCCTCCAGGGATATTTGGATACGGTAGGATGGATCACGTACAACCATCCACGCAGAATGTTCCTTGTCAGTTGCTCAAGTTCAAAGtcaagccaatcaagcaGGCGTATGCCGCAACACTCAGTGCTGTCAAGACCAAGACTGCATTGCCACTGGTACGGAATTTGTGCCGATGGATCCCATCCTCCCCTACTTCAGAAAAGAACTGTCTATTTCCCTGCGAGCGACGAAAAAGCCCGATAATGAGAACGCCCGTGCCGTATATCGCGAACAGAGCCCCAATACTGTAGAACTCGGCAGTGAAAATCTTGAGCACGACGAGGGCGAAGGAGAACTGAGAGAGAGCGGTTCGAACATAAGCCCCCTCAAATGTGCGCTGGGCCGCGCGCACCTCAACCATCTCATCTGAGGTCAGCACTGCTGAGCGGGCTCGGTGCATTCGAAGACGATAACGATCCCCTGCACGACGCTGAGACAGTCAGACTTACACAGTGAGGTAGGTGAGAGATAAAAGAATATAGGGTGGACGAGGTAGACGAGAGCTTTTATGTAAACACACCTCAAACATGGTCGCGAAAATTTCAAATCAAAAGAGGTTCTGAGTAGATTTATTAGAAGTGGAGTGCTAATTGCTATCTCACAAGTTTCATGGAAGTTGGGTTCCGAGAGAGTCGTGGGAGCGGGTGCTCCTCACGTGGATCTTGGAATTGTAAAtaattactccgtactccgtagtatgTATCCATTTACAATGAACTTGACTATCACTGAGATCTCCTTTACTTATAATTTCATACCTTTCTCTATTAGCCAAATGTTTTTCCCACCAATAATGTGAAGGTGATTCTAATTCCTTGTCGGCAATCGAAATAGCCCCCCAGGGAAAAAGCGGCTACCGACGTTCCCCACACTCCCCAGGGTTCTCCGAGATGTCTATTTTCTCCAATTTCCTTCTCTATTTTTCTCCCTTCCCATTTGAGAGAGAGATCGAATATTCCGTGTCAATCTCCATATCTAATATTTGCTTAATAATATCCCTACGCCCTGATTGAGAATGGTCAAGGTATTCGATGCGACGGAAGGTATTGGCTCTTTGCATTGGTATGACCCCCACGCGGGATATTTCGACTAACTGAAGAAACAGTCGGAAAGCACAACACTCCTGAGAGTTGTTGGGTGGTTCTATACGGCAAGGTCTACGATGTACGGTTTCAATAAGACCCTTAATGTGTATTGCACTTTCCCCGGCCATATCTGACTCTTATCTAGGTCACTGATTTCCTGACCAGTCACCCCGGCGGTGCAAAGATCATTTTGAAACTAGCGGGCCAGGATGCTACCGAGGAGTATGATCCTATTCACCCCCCAGGCATATTAGAGGAAGAGCTTAAGCCTGAGGCATGCTTGGGGACAATCGATGCCAGCACATTACCTAAGGAGCAAGCGTCCTCTGAGCCTCAAGAGATTGAGGGCCCACCGCCTATGGATAACCTTCTCAATCTGGACGAGATTGAGAAGGTGGCTACTAAACAAGTGAGCAAGAAGGCTTGGGCATACTATTACTCCGCATCCGACGATCTAATCAGCAAAAACTTCAATAATGAGGTTTACCGGTCCATTCTCTTACGACCTAGAGTCTTTATTGATTGCACAAAGTGTGAGCTGGACACAACGGTCCTTGACTATCAATTGAAAACGCCAATTTACGTCTCTCCTGCGGCGATGGCCCGTCTAGGTCACCCATCCGGTGAGGCCGGCATCGCAGAAGCATGTCGTAGCTTTGGAGCCATGCAAATCATCTCTAACAACGCTTCTATGACACCTGAACAGATTGTTAAAGACGCTGCTCCGGATCAAATCTTTGGCTGGCAGCTTTATGTTCAGATTGATCGTAAAAAGAGTGAGACAATGCTTACACGCATCCAGAAGCTCAAGGCAATCAAGTTCATTGTTCTTACCCTTGACGCCCCAGTCCCAGGGAAACGAGAAGAGGATGAGCGAACTGGTATGAGTGGACGGACTGCTGCCACGCCTAGTGGCGTGAAAGCTGCCGAGCGCTCGTCAGATGATACCCCCAACCCCACCCCAGGATCTGGAGGTGTCGGCCAGCAATTGTTTGCAGGCACTGATCCTTCCTTAACCTGGACGGATACTTTGGCTTGGCTTGCCACTCAAACTGATCTACCTGTTATCTTGAAGGGTCTACAGACTCACGAAGACGCATACCTTGCCTCACTCCACGCACCTCAAGTTAAGGGTATCATTCTCTCCAATCACGGAGGACGCGCCATGGACACTGCTCCCCCGGCGGTTCATACTCTCTTGGAGATTCGAAAATACTGCCCCGAGATCTTCGACAAGATCGAGGTATATGTGGATGGAGGTATTCGTCGCGGCACAGATGCTGTCAAGGCCCTCTGCCTAGGCGCGAGGGCAGTTGGCCTTGGACGCCCGGCTCTGTGGGGCTTAGCGGCGGGTGGAGTGGACGGTGTTCGTCGGACATTGCAGAGTAAGTTGACTAGGTATTTGACCAATCTCTCTTTCTGACTCTGTGGTAGTTCTGAACGACGAAATCAAGACATGTATGCGGCTGCTTGGAGTGGAACGGATTGATCAATTAGGGCTCCAACATGTAAACGCCCTCTCACCACTTCGTCTTTTGGTCTACTACGTACTGACTCTGCTCTTAGATCAATACCCGTGTTACCGAACAGCAGATCTACGATGGTCCCACTACTCTCGAACCTTTACGGCGCGCATTCCGTGCGAGGCTGTAGGCGACCGGCTATACTCCCCGAGTGTAAATGTGCTTCATTTGATTTGACTGCGGAGTACCTAGATTCTCATACTACGTTACATTCCATTCAACACTTACAATATTCAAGAaggtttttctttttttctcgaaCAAGTGCTCCATGCAATACCCTCGTTGGCCGTTGGCCCACTCTGTCAACGCCACCCTAATCCATCTCCACCTTCATTCAATCCacacaccaaaaaaaatcttctCAGACGtgaaaaagacaaaaagaattAGTTTCCCTGGGAATCGAACCCAGAACCTTTCCGGAACACTTGCTTAAAGCAATTGTTAACGGAAAATCATAACCGCTAGACCAGGAAACTGCTTGATACTAGAGAATGTCTTTTGAAGCGTTATGACCAACATGACCCCAAGCCCTGTGATTCTACCACTATTTCCACATTCTGATTTTGATCAAAGAGGTGTTCAATCTACCTATTCATGTAATGATCTGAACATTTTCTTTTGCTATGGATTGATTAGAGCTGGACATGTGTAATATTTTACCTACGTAGGTACCTAACCTGCTATGGTCTGTATGTCGCGATATATTCTCCGCATCTCACATTTCCATTCATACCTCGTGGATTTTACAATGGTTTTCCCGTACAACTGCTCCATTCATTGCTAATGCACCCATGCTTGGGTTTGCCGACGCCAGCCAAGCAACTGCCCTCATAAAGGCCAGAGGGTTTGGCATAACAAACCAATCTGGTTGCAGACGTTAGGCTGACCACCTACGGGGCTCATTGGCCCGGGGAAGGGGGGGTTTGATTTTGAGGCTGAATCAACCCAGCTCCTGGGCCTGGATACTCGGTTGACAAACGCCCGCTCTATCCTCACTTTGATTGATGGTCAATCATTGCTGCTTGGTGTCGATATCATTACTTCCAGCCATATGGGCTCATTGAAAATGTGGGTTCCATCCCTCAGAAGCATCAACTGGTGGCAGTCTGGTTGTCTTTCCTTCGGGCGTACGTTGATCATTCCCCCGCTCATGCAAGCCGTTCGGGGAACCCAGTATAGTTCTGACTGGGGTACCAAGATAACGGTCCATGTAGGAACTATCAAATCTACAGTAGAAGCACTTCCGCAGAGAATGGATGTTCTGGTTGTTCAAGGAACCGATGCAGGAAGACATCAGTGGGCCCAGGGTACTAGTTTGATATCCCTCTTGCCTGAGGTGCGAGATCTTCTGTCCAAATTTCAGAATACAACCACTGCTATTCTGGCAGCTGGTGGCATTGTGGATGGGAGGGGCTGTGTTGCTGCTCTCGGCCTAGGTGGGTTGTTCCGTTCCCCTTTTATTGCAGATGATTGGCAGATATAGGCGCCGATGAGATTGTTATGGGCACAAGGGTACGTCTTgtttcttcctcgtcgataTGGAGCCTTGCAAATTGAGTCCAGTTCGTTGCAACCTCGCAATGCGCAGCGCCGTCCGCGATAAAATAGACCATCGTATCGAGGAGTGATGGTGAATTCTCAACCATTAAGTCCACCTGACAGGAGGTATTCCGGCCAGCCAATGTCTTTCCGAGGTAGTATGATCACAGGGCCATCGTCGGTGTTGGTTACGATGATTATCGAAATGGGGTGGTCTCTGTTGAACATGCCATGCATTTAACTCGGTAGGAGATGAATGTGTTTTTGGAGCGATTGAATGCGGGGCTCTCGTTTAGTGTGTCTACGTAAGTAATATAgaccttgttccatatcTCTTGTTTTGGGCATAACATGAAGATGTTGACTTGCACACCTGCAATATATGCTAGACCGATTATATGTGAAAAATAGACCAACTCAAACATACATGATGAAAACCAGTCCAATCCAATCCAACCAACTAGCAAGCTAACAAGAAAAATTGTTCTTTCCATCAAAATTAGAAATTGGGGTCAGATCAAGGTCGACAAGCATTGGCAATAGGCCGAGTTGAGTGTCCTCCCTCttatcccccccccccccccccccttccacCCCCTCTTTATTCTCACTTCTTAATTTCTCGACCTTCAGTGAGCGTCTATACCTCTCAGTTCACTCCTCCAAAATCACGCACTCTTCAGGCAAATCAAGATTCACAGCCGTGTTTGGTCAGCCTTGAAGTCGGGACCTTGGTGTTCCCTTCTGAGCTGCCCGCGATTTATTCCTCGATTTATTACCGTCGGCCCGGCTACGAGTACAACGTCGAATTGTGTATTTCCAACAGCTGGAACCTGCAAGAGACTACTTTCTAATTACACCGCCATTACAATACTCGAATCGACCCCCAGCAACAATCAATCCGTCGCGATGAATAAGACCACACCCTCGCCGAGCCCCGTCCCCAAGGCTTCGCCAGGCTCGAAaccctctctctccccgaCCGCAGGCACAAAGCGCAAGAGAAATGCCACTGCCAAATACTACGCCGTTAAGGTGGGACACAAACCGGGTATCTACTATGGATGGAATGATTGTCTGGCTCAAATAACAGGATTCAAGGGAGCAATTTGTGAGTGTGCTCTTGGCAGTGGTTCTAAAAGACGCGCCAATTTGGCCAGAGACTGATACATAAGCTCCCTAGTCCAATCGTTCCCTTCACAAGAAGCAGCCAACGCGTTTCTGAATGGTACCAAGCTTCCAGCCGAATCACAGAGCTCGGAGAATACACGATTCTACGGAATCCAAAGGGGCCGGGTTACTGGAGTATACACAGACTGGACAACGGCACAGGAGCAGATCCGTGGGTTTCCGCGACCTCGATATCGCAAATTCTCCACCCGCGAAGAGGCGGAGGAGTTTGTACGGGAAGGACAAACCCAGCCCCCAGCCGGGTTCGGCGAGGCACCTGGACCTTCCGGTCCCCATGGGATAACCACCGAAAACCCCAAAGATGCAGAAGGAGTCGACCTTGCGCCAGGCGACGGCCCATTGCCGAAAGGGGCCGAGGATGGATTTGACCCCAACCTCCTCCTAGACCCAGTCACTGGAAAGGTGGTGTACAAGACCGCCCCCCAGATGGCAGCGACAAAAATGCAATCAACAGGTATCCCAGGGATGCTCCGGATATACACCGATGGCAGTTCATTAAGGAATGGAACCCCACTAGCATCGGCCGGGGTAGGAGTATACTTCGGGCCTGGAGATTCAAGGTTCGTTCCTTCGCTTGCCGAGATATTTTCTACTACGCTTTCTAACTTCTGTCGCTTATCCCAGCAGAAACGTATCGGAGCCACTAAAAGGCAGTCGTCAAACAAACCAGCGTGCTGAATTGACCGCGATCCTTCGGGCGATTGATATTGCCCCTCGGCACCGAGATGTAACCATAATCACCGACAGCCGATATTCGATTGACTGTGTTACTGTATGGTTTATCAATTGGCGTCGCAACAATTGGATGACCCGAGACAAGAAGCCGGTCGAGAACAAAGACCTGGTTGAGTCGATTCTGGTCAAAATCGAGGAACGCAATGACCTTGAGGTGAAGACCTTGTTTGAATGGGTTAAAGGTCATAATAAAGACCCCGGCAATGAAGAAGCTGATAAACTAGCCGTCAATGGAGCCCAAAGGGGGTTGTCTGCTAGAGCAGAGGCACTGCATGCGGCTCAAGAGGTGCCCGATGAATCGTTTGAAGATTTCTATTAATTGTTAAAAATAAAGAGAGCATCTTGCATATAATAATCGAAAAGTAAGGGCATGATATAGTTGATGAGCAAGTATATTCTGTGTTAGCAAGACGCCAAGACCGatcttgatgatgatgatgatgatgatgatgaattcattgacccgatttagctcgctttacatacatgctgctatgcgggggttgcgtcccagagcccgctcccgacgataaatggtggtgcattcccagtatgcagatccaccctgtgagcaggactcgatttctcgaggtcctgccacctgaaaagtaaggccacaaaccggccggcgtaatgcaaacaagacaaaagaaatgtaaagaaagtcaatccatctgcccggtgtagatggtttcccgtagtccccgcgggcgcagagtgtccccttctttctctgcaatgcaccttccacttcttcacttctctacctccacttcttcatccagctccccgagtcaccgagtccctgtatccccaggactgccaggtctacttgctgcatcactccggcaggtcgaacacgaataggttcgggtcatggcgccatgcttcttcgtcttcatcggcagcgtgcgttgttctccatgtgcgttggtgtgaggtgacctcggcggacctggcgcccggccactgtgatgtgttccctgtttctccaacattcgcagtgtcttgggttggtttcggttttgaatcctcctccccctgctccttacccatggcgaccgagtccactgactgaaactgtcccaagagtcccgatgcgatcatgaacttcgccacgatcggcgctgccttcacttctgtcaacattgcttgttctccaagcgttgtcgacaccccctccataaacaattcctccaccatctccgaccgcagttccttcagaagcgggcactccagcaagacatgcttcacactctggtttcccaggtcacattgacagcgcggtgagtcgcttcgcttgattttggacagatattcagcaagtccgatgatacctgtgcggagttggatcaaaactgatgttgtcgctttccgcaggcccttccaataagtcaaatttgacttgcttggcacctcgatcatcctcctcgtcctcctcgctgtcctctttgatcctccctttgtccatgccttctcccacgcgatcgtcgattctcgcttcacactcttgctcgctgcggcggcaagccggatagatcggttgtggttgacattggtgttgacattggtgttgtcattggtgttggcattggtgttggcattggcattggtatcatgaatgttggtctcggtggtggtagctgcttcttttgcatacatgtctgcagcctcattccccggaatgccttcatgtgcggggacccagcgtagttccacctggattttatcattgcaccattccaacagccggagacatccttcaagatatacctggccagatggcattcgtgggttttggatggctctgagcgtcgcctggttatctgtaaagatgaccactccactcttagccagacagtcccgccattcgttgtcatcattgaacctttctttgatgacttccaatgccatctcgatagcacgtagctcggcagcgtacacagtggcgtcgtcgtcggtccccatattacacagcctggcttcattccgcctgtatgggtatgccgggtaca
Above is a window of Penicillium digitatum chromosome 2, complete sequence DNA encoding:
- a CDS encoding 6-phosphofructo-2-kinase, with translation MFERRAGDRYRLRMHRARSAVLTSDEMVEVRAAQRTFEGAYVRTALSQFSFALVVLKIFTAEFYSIGALFAIYGTGVLIIGLFRRSQGNRQFFSEVGEDGIHRHKFRTSGNAVLVLTALSVAAYACLIGLTLNLSN
- a CDS encoding Mitochondrial cytochrome b2, putative, with product MVKVFDATEVGKHNTPESCWVVLYGKVYDVTDFLTSHPGGAKIILKLAGQDATEEYDPIHPPGILEEELKPEACLGTIDASTLPKEQASSEPQEIEGPPPMDNLLNLDEIEKVATKQVSKKAWAYYYSASDDLISKNFNNEVYRSILLRPRVFIDCTKCELDTTVLDYQLKTPIYVSPAAMARLGHPSGEAGIAEACRSFGAMQIISNNASMTPEQIVKDAAPDQIFGWQLYVQIDRKKSETMLTRIQKLKAIKFIVLTLDAPVPGKREEDERTGMSGRTAATPSGVKAAERSSDDTPNPTPGSGGVGQQLFAGTDPSLTWTDTLAWLATQTDLPVILKGLQTHEDAYLASLHAPQVKGIILSNHGGRAMDTAPPAVHTLLEIRKYCPEIFDKIEVYVDGGIRRGTDAVKALCLGARAVGLGRPALWGLAAGGVDGVRRTLQILNDEIKTCMRLLGVERIDQLGLQHINTRVTEQQIYDGPTTLEPLRRAFRARL
- a CDS encoding Ribonuclease H, putative, coding for MNKTTPSPSPVPKASPGSKPSLSPTAGTKRKRNATAKYYAVKVGHKPGIYYGWNDCLAQITGFKGAIFQSFPSQEAANAFLNGTKLPAESQSSENTRFYGIQRGRVTGVYTDWTTAQEQIRGFPRPRYRKFSTREEAEEFVREGQTQPPAGFGEAPGPSGPHGITTENPKDAEGVDLAPGDGPLPKGAEDGFDPNLLLDPVTGKVVYKTAPQMAATKMQSTGIPGMLRIYTDGSSLRNGTPLASAGVGVYFGPGDSRNVSEPLKGSRQTNQRAELTAILRAIDIAPRHRDVTIITDSRYSIDCVTVWFINWRRNNWMTRDKKPVENKDLVESILVKIEERNDLEVKTLFEWVKGHNKDPGNEEADKLAVNGAQRGLSARAEALHAAQEVPDESFEDFY
- a CDS encoding Reverse transcriptase, putative, whose translation is MLAKAGVSLQALRGLTGSTWGASLSAMRAIYQAVMIPQMLFGAAAWHSPLTSTLRERSYVKQFANIQSRAACLMSGAFKTTAREALDIELHLLPMQQQLDRLVQLAAIRIRTGPAYAVPKTMLVERGHMQKQRGGYTPMEAQTWKKGGCLTTPLGPLASTWESRKAYIQAPWTKPPRVYIEERERAINTHKRTTEQLYAPARLYTDGSGYQGGIGAAVYPAYPYRRNEARLCNMGTDDDATVYAAELRAIEMALEVIKERFNDDNEWRDCLAKSGVVIFTDNQATLRAIQNPRMPSGQVYLEGCLRLLEWCNDKIQVELRWVPAHEGIPGNEAADMYAKEAATTTETNIHDTNANANTNANTNDNTNVNTNVNHNRSIRLAAAASKSVKRESTIAWEKAWTKGGSKRTARRTRRMIEVPSKSNLTYWKGLRKATTSVLIQLRTGIIGLAEYLSKIKRSDSPRCQCDLGNQSVKHVLLECPLLKELRSEMVEELFMEGVSTTLGEQAMLTEVKAAPIVAKFMIASGLLGQFQSVDSVAMGKEQGEEDSKPKPTQDTANVGETGNTSQWPGARSAEVTSHQRTWRTTHAADEDEEAWRHDPNLFVFDLPE